Proteins encoded in a region of the Ziziphus jujuba cultivar Dongzao chromosome 3, ASM3175591v1 genome:
- the LOC107422821 gene encoding MDIS1-interacting receptor like kinase 2-like — protein sequence MVMESQTAALLIFYVDLFLEIIIDLLCSPVDLLLLAGGLTAGMLSPWWSKITVSVDEANLDSTSFDLRVNKESLSLFGPYCCWDIGNLATGSSPFPFRVACTAANLSCTSSRTTRGKGGEAEALVKWKNSLGNQTNSLFLASWKMLLPQSSTSTRSANNSSCNLKRRSTSPCHWAGVKCYESGSVANINLANHNLRGTLQNFDFSSFPNIESLVLSNNSLYGTIPPTISNLSKLIYLDLSSNHFYGNIPYEICLLTSLRVFYVDLNYFNGSIPHEIGKLVYVEEFFVKRNNLLGSIPRSIGNMSKLTALVLSENKFSGSIPSEVGQLKSLNRLYLDENQLSGSIPTSIGNLSNLTILNLGENKLSGFIPREIGQLKSITTFCLYENYLTGSIPESIGNLIFLIDLNLSYNNITGSIPLGMNNFTELESLQVDENFLSGNLPENICLGQKLTWFTASNNYFTGPIPKSVRNCTTLVTLSLEKNQLTGNISDGIGIHRNLDYMDLSNNKFFGKLTRNCGELRKLTKLNISNNKISGKLLPELGKATQLHILDLSSNLLFGNIPKELGGIRTLFILKLNNNMLSGKVPAEIGMLSNLEQLDLAANKLNGPIPIDFGQFSKLLQLNLRDNNLNGTIPFHIGNLHTLENLDLSQNILTGELPVELGNLRMLETFNLSHNKLSGLIPLTFKDMISLILVDVSYNLLEGPLPYVKAFTEAPKAALENNKGLCGNNTSLKPCSLPRKDSKKVIVLIIIPIFGTLSLLFFIGVLFIRQKRQRNVDEPQQTQTRVFFAALSHDGRMVHQEIVEATENFDSKYCIGVGGYGSVYKTLLSTGQLVAVKKFHENDGVMASEEAFTSEISVLTTVCHRNIIKLYGFCSHTRHSFLVYEFMERGSLVKILSDDVEAKELEWSKRVNVVKGLAKAICYLHHECFPAIVHRDISSKNVLLDAEYEAHISDFGSARAFDPDSSNWHPFAGTVGYSAPELAYTAKINEKSDVYSFGVIALEVIMGKHPGDLVLSLSTSPLTEVHQILLKDVLDQRLSPPRRQLAGQVANTVEQAFGCLNPIPQSRPTMKQVSEKLSTSSALSLSKPFDMLTLKQLIDLTTCASSAA from the exons ATGGTAATGGAGTCACAAACAGCAGCCCTATTGATCTTCTATGTAGATTTGTTCCTAGAGATTATAATTGATCTTCTATGTAGCCCTGTTGATCTTCTACTGCTTGCAGGTGGGCTG ACAGCAGGAATGTTATCGCCTTGGTGGAGTAAAATAACTGTTAGTGTCGATGAAGCCAACTTGGATTCGACTTCGTTTGACCTACGAGTGAATAAAGAGAGTTTGTCGTTATTTGGACCTTATTGCTGCTGGGACATTGGCAACCTGGCTACTGGATCGTCGCCTTTCCCCTTCAGGGTAGCGTG TACTGCCGCAAATCTTTCTTGTACTTCTTCTAGAACAACCCGAGGAAAAGGAGGAGAAGCTGAGGCCCTTGTCAAATGGAAAAACAGCCTGGGTAATCAAACTAATTCTCTTTTTCTTGCCTCTTGGAAAATGTTGCTTCCTCAAAGCTCTACCTCGACACGGTCTGCCAATAATTCTTCTTGCAATCTTAAAAGAAGAAGCACAAGTCCCTGCCATTGGGCCGGAGTTAAATGTTACGAGTCAGGAAGTGTGGCCAATATAAATCTTGCTAATCATAATCTAAGAGGTACGCTCCAAAACTTTGACTTCTCATCTTTTCCCAACATAGAATCCTTGGTGCTTTCTAACAATTCGCTTTATGGAACCATCCCTCCCACCATCAGTAACCTTTCTAAACTCATTTACCTTGATTTGAGTAGCAATCATTTCTATGGAAATATTCCATATGAAATTTGCCTGTTGACAAGCTTACGTGTATTTTATGTGGATTTGAATTATTTCAATGGCTCTATACCACATGAAATAGGCAAGCTGGTGTACGTCGAAGAGTTTTTCGTCAAACGAAACAATCTTTTGGGTTCAATTCCAAGATCCATTGGAAACATGAGCAAATTAACTGCTCTAGTTCtaagtgaaaataaattttctggATCCATCCCTAGTGAAGTAGGGCAGCTTAAATCACTCAACAGGCTTTACTTGGATGAAAACCAGCTGTCCGGCTCAATTCCTACGTCTATTGGAAACTTGAGCAACTTAACTATTTTAAACCTCGGTGAAAACAAATTATCGGGATTCATCCCTCGCGAAATAGGACAACTCAAATCCATTACAACCTTTTGTTTGTATGAAAACTATCTCACAGGCTCAATTCCTGAGTCGATTGGAAACCTCATATTCCTCATCGACTTAAATTTGTCCTACAACAACATCACAGGTTCCATTCCACTTGGAATGAACAATTTCACGGAATTGGAATCGTTGCAAGTTGATGAAAACTTTTTGTCTGGTAATCTTCCAGAAAATATTTGTCTTGGTCAGAAGTTAACATGGTTTACGGCATCTAATAACTACTTTACAGGTCCCATCCCAAAAAGTGTGAGAAATTGTACTACTTTAGTCACACTTTCTcttgaaaaaaatcaattaacagGAAATATATCAGATGGGATTGGAATACACCGAAACTTAGACTATATGGACCTAAGCAACAACAAGTTCTTTGGTAAACTTACTAGAAACTGTGGAGAATTGAGAAAACTTACTAAGTTGAACatctccaacaataaaatttctgGTAAGCTGCTTCCTGAACTTGGGAAAGCCACTCAATTGCATATACTCGACCTCTCCAGCAATCTTCTGTTTGGGAATATTCCCAAGGAATTGGGAGGAATAAGAACTTTATTCATCCTTAAACTCAACAATAACATGTTATCTGGCAAAGTCCCGGCGGAAATTGGAATGTTATCTAACCTTGAACAGCTTGACCTTGCAGCAAATAAACTAAATGGACCAATTCCCATAGATTTTGGACAGTTTTCGAAACTATTGCAATTGAACTTGAGAGATAACAATCTCAATGGGACTATTCCTTTTCATATTGGGAATTTGCATACCCTAGAAAATCTTGATCTGAGTCAGAATATACTCACTGGAGAGCTGCCTGTGGAGCTTGGAAATTTGCGCATGTTAGAAACATTCAACCTCTCTCATAACAAGCTTTCTGGCTTAATACCACTCACATTCAAAGACATGATAAGCTTGATATTGGTTGACGTATCTTACAATTTGTTAGAAGGTCCTCTCCCTTATGTCAAAGCCTTCACTGAGGCCCCAAAAGCagcattggaaaataataaaggcTTGTGCGGCAACAACACCAGTTTGAAACCTTGCTCACTGCCTAGGAAAGATAGCAAGAAAGTCATAGTGTTGATCATAATTCCGATTTTTGGTACTCTAAGTCTATTGTTTTTCATTGGAGTACTTTTCATTCGCCAAAAAAGGCAAAGGAACGTGGATGAGCCCCAACAAACACAAACTAGAGTTTTCTTCGCAGCATTGAGCCATGATGGGAGAATGGTTCATCAAGAAATAGTTGAAGCCACAGAAAACTTTGACTCCAAATACTGCATTGGTGTTGGAGGATATGGAAGTGTTTATAAAACATTATTGTCAACAGGTCAATTAGTTGCAGTGAAAAAATTCCATGAGAATGATGGAGTAATGGCAAGTGAAGAAGCTTTCACAAGCGAGATTTCTGTGTTGACAACGGTATGCCATCGAAATATCATTAAGCTTTATGGATTTTGTTCACATACAAGACACTCATTTTTGGTGTATGAGTTCATGGAAAGAGGAAGCTTAGTAAAGATATTGAGTGATGATGTTGAGGCAAAAGAGTTGGAGTGGAGTAAGAGAGTAAATGTTGTCAAAGGTTTAGCCAAGGCGATATGCTATTTGCACCATGAATGTTTTCCTGCAATAGTGCACAGAGACATATCAAGCAAGAATGTTTTGTTGGATGCAGAATATGAAGCTCATATTTCTGACTTTGGTTCAGCTAGAGCTTTTGATCCTGACTCATCAAATTGGCATCCATTTGCAGGAACCGTTGGATACTCAGCTCCAG AGCTTGCTTACACGgcgaaaataaatgaaaagagcGATGTGTACAGCTTTGGAGTTATAGCATTGGAAGTGATAATGGGAAAACATCCAGGAGATCTGGTCTTGTCTTTGTCCACATCACCATTAACAGAAGTTCATCAGATTCTACTCAAGGATGTACTGGATCAACGTCTCTCACCTCCAAGAAGGCAACTAGCAGGCCAAGTGGCCAACACTGTAGAGCAAGCATTTGGGTGTCTAAATCCAATCCCACAATCTCGGCCCACTATGAAGCAAGTGTCTGAGAAGCTATCAACTTCATCGGCACTATCATTATCAAAGCCTTTTGACATGCTTACGCTTAAGCAGCTGATTGATCTCACAACCTGCGCATCCTCAGCAgcttaa